The following coding sequences lie in one Panicum virgatum strain AP13 chromosome 6N, P.virgatum_v5, whole genome shotgun sequence genomic window:
- the LOC120678979 gene encoding phosphatidylinositol/phosphatidylcholine transfer protein SFH8-like, with product MSVSHAEDIEISLCDGNSEDERRRRKIGSLRRKAIHALKKRGRRRVDFRFPPAAISIEDVRDAEEERAVAAFRDRLNAHGLLPDKHDDYHMMLRFLKARKFDAEKALQMWAEMLKWRKDFGADTILEEFEFEELDQVLRYYPQGYHGVDREGRPVYIERLGKVDPNKLMNITSTDRYIKYHVQEFERAFRERFPACTLAAKRHIDSTTTILDVQGVGLKNFSKTARELINRMQKIDSDYYPETLHQMFVVNAGSGFKLIWNSVKGFLDPKTSSKIHVLGSNYQSRLLEVIDSSELPEFLGGSCTCSDKGGCLGSNKGPWNDPYILKLIHNLEAGCVREIKPVSEGEERSCSSFRLEQLKWQGMLSDTSNAESGSDVDDFGPSYVQKVSDYGCLTPVHEEVKGTDCATYFSCDDQSHPDMAPVSYSGAWRTTEMVHKPLADFRQSSTNTRPHHLGNNALNVDSTVAQRGWENIVKLVVTGLIKLFTFIRLFISRAEGRLENVHGSAPPVILAPEKPQPRTVSDEEICACLQRLDNLELLCNHLATKPPQIPEDKELVLLNSFERIKSVEADLERTKRVLHATVAKQKALVEALESVQESRVRKRMFCS from the exons ATGTCTG TGAGCCATGCGGAGGACATCGAGATATCGCTGTGCGATGGCAACTCGgaggacgagcggcggcggcggaagatcGGCTCGCTGCGGCGGAAGGCCATCCACGCGCTCAAGAAGCGTGGGAGGCGGCGCGTCGACTTCCGCTTCCCGCCGGCGGCCATCTCCATCGAGGACGTCCGCGACGCCGAGGAGgaacgcgccgtcgccgccttccGCGACCGTCTCAACGCACACGGGCTCCTCCCCGACAAACACGACGACTACCACATGATGCTGAG GTTCTTGAAAGCCAGGAAGTTTGACGCGGAGAAGGCTCTGCAGATGTGGGcggagatgctgaaatggagGAAGGACTTCGGAGCTGACACCATCCTTGAG GAATTTGAGTTTGAAGAACTGGATCAAGTGCTGCGCTACTACCCTCAGGGCTACCATGGTGTCGACCGTGAGGGCCGGCCGGTGTACATTGAGAGGCTCGGGAAGGTGGATCCGAACAAGCTCATGAACATCACCTCGACGGATCGCTATATCAAGTATCATGTCCAGGAGTTTGAGAGGGCCTTCAGGGAAAGGTTCCCAGCCTGCACATTGGCCGCTAAGAGGCACATTgactccaccaccaccatcttGGACGTCCAGGGTGTG GGGCTtaagaatttctccaagacTGCCAGGGAACTTATTAACCGtatgcagaagattgacagtgaCTATTATCCAGAG ACGCTGCATCAAATGTTCGTCGTGAATGCTGGCAGTGGGTTCAAATTGATCTGGAACAGTGTGAAGGGCTTCCTTGACCCAAAAACTTCATCCAAGATTCAT GTTCTTGGTTCGAACTACCAGAGTAGGCTTCTTGAAGTAATAGACTCGAG TGAGTTGCCAGAATTCCTAGGCGGTTCATGCACATGTAGTGACAAGGGTGGTTGTCTTGGATCAAACAAAGGGCCATGGAATGATCCTTATATATTGAAG CTGATACATAATTTGGAGGCTGGATGTGTGAGGGAAATCAAACCTGTTTCTGAGGGGGAGGAAAGAAGCTGCTCTTCATTTCGATTGGAACAGTTGAAA TGGCAGGGTATGTTAAGTGATACATCAAATGCTGAATCAGGATCTGACGTTGATGATTTTGGTCCATCATATGTTCAGAAAGTTTCTGACTATGGTTGCCTGACTCCAGTTCATGAGGAA GTAAAAGGTACAGACTGTGCAACATACTTCAGCTGTGACGATCAGAGTCATCCGGACATGGCTCCTGTATCTTATAGTGGAGCATGGCGAACTACTGAAATGGTCCACAAACCACTGGCTGATTTTAGGCAATCTTCTACCAACACAAGGCCTCATCACCTAG GGAACAATGCACTCAACGTGGATAGTACAGTTGCTCAAAGGGGTTGGGAAAACATTGTTAAACTTGTAGTCACAGGCTTGATCAAGCTCTTTACCTTCATCCGGCTTTTCATATCCAGAGCTGAGGGGAGGCTTGAGAACGTCCATGGCTCTGCCCCACCAGTAATCCTAGCACCAGAGAAGCCACAGCCTCGGACCGTCAGTGATGAAGAGATATGTGCCTGCTTACAGCGTCTTGACAATCTCGAGTTGTTGTGCAACCATCTTGCCACGAAACCACCGCAGATCCCAGAAGATAAGGAACTCGTGCTGCTGAACTCATTTGAGCGGATCAAATCTGTTGAGGCTGACCTTGAGAGGACCAAAAGA GTGTTGCATGCCACGGTGGCGAAGCAAAAGGCATTGGTGGAGGCTCTGGAATCTGTACAGGAGTCTAGAGTTAGG AAGAGGATGTTCTGTTCATAG
- the LOC120679234 gene encoding uncharacterized WD repeat-containing protein C2A9.03-like isoform X1, with translation MSLYDGLAGVYPEEEQDRHAVQMGDSDYEDDEPDQSTCEATEDTTPMDVKKGKDIQGIPWDRMNTTRDRYRQARLQQYANFENIPNSGRNSEKECTPVEKGQLYYEFQHNTRSVKSTILHFQLRNLVWATTKHDVYLMSYYSVLHWSALTREKQEIIDLQGHVAPCEKHHGNFSEGFYHTQVSTLAVKNNLLVTGGFRGEIICKFLDRRGISYCCKSTNDDNGITNSLEIFEKPSGSLHFLASNNDCGLRDFDIEKFQICNNFRFAWPVNHTSLSPDGKLAVIVGDNPDGLLVDANSGKTVHDLRGHLDYSFASAWNPDGRTFATGNQDKTCRVWDIRNLSKSIAVLGGNIGAIRSIRYTSDGKFLAMAEPADFIHIFDVDSGYSREQELDFFGEIAGISFSPDTESLFVGVHDRAYSSLLQFSRRRFYSYLDTAL, from the exons ATGTCTCTGTAcgacgggctcgccggagtttaTCCGGAAGAGGAGCAAGACCGACACGCCGTCCAGATGGGTGACTCAGACTACGAGGACGATGAGCCGGACCAATCT ACTTGTGAGGCGACAGAAGACACAACCCCTATGGATGTCAAGAAAGGGAAGGATATACAAGGGATTCCATGGGACAGGATGAACACTACAAGAGACAGGTACAGGCAGGCAAGGTTGCAGCAGTATGCCAATTTTGAGAACATACCTAATTCCGGAAGAAACTCGGAGAAG GAATGCACACCTGTAGAGAAAGGCCAACTCTACTACGAGTTTCAGCACAACACAAGATCGGTGAAATCAACCATTCTTCATTTCCAG TTGAGAAATTTAGTATGGGCAACGACAAAGCATGATGTGTATCTTATGTCATACTATTCTGTGCTTCATTGGTCAGCATTGACTCGTGAGAAGCAAGAAATCATTGATCTTCAGGGGCATGTCGCACCATGTGAG AAGCACCATGGAAATTTCTCTGAGGGATTTTATCATACTCAAGTCAGTACTTTGGCAGTGAAAAACAACTTGCTTGTTACTGGTGGATTTCGTGGCGAAATAATATGCAAG TTTTTGGATCGTCGAGGAATAAGCTATTGTTGTAAATCAACAAATGATGACAATGGTATAACTAATTCTTTGGAGATATTCGAGAAACCTAG TGGTTCTCTGCACTTCTTGGCCTCAAACAATGATTGCGGACTTAGAGACTTTGACATTGAAAAGTTTCAAATCTGCAACAacttccgatttgcttggccTGTGAAT CATACATCACTGAGTCCTGATGGCAAACTTGCTGTGATTGTGGGGGACAATCCTGATGGACTTCTGGTTGATGCTAATTCAGGAAAA ACGGTTCATGATCTCCGTGGCCATTTGGATTACTCCTTCGCATCAGCATGGAACCCAGATGGCCGAACATTCGCCACTGGAAACCAAGACAAGACATGCAGGGTATGGGACATCAGGAATCTCTCCAAATCAATTGCTGTACTGGGTGGCAATATTGGAGCCATCAGGTCAATTCGCTACACATCCGATGGAAAGTTCTTGGCGATGGCAGAGCCTGCAGATTTCATCCACATCTTTGATGTTGATAGTGGGTACAGCAGGGAGCAGGAACTGGATTTCTTTGGTGAGATCGCAGGCATATCATTCAGTCCTGAC ACTGAATCTCTCTTTGTCGGGGTGCATGATCGCGCATACAGCAGCCTCCTCCAGTTCAGCCGCCGACGATTCTACTCGTACCTTGACACAGCCCTGTGA
- the LOC120679234 gene encoding uncharacterized WD repeat-containing protein C2A9.03-like isoform X2 — MSLYDGLAGVYPEEEQDRHAVQMGDSDYEDDEPDQSTCEATEDTTPMDVKKGKDIQGIPWDRMNTTRDRYRQARLQQYANFENIPNSGRNSEKECTPVEKGQLYYEFQHNTRSVKSTILHFQLRNLVWATTKHDVYLMSYYSVLHWSALTREKQEIIDLQGHVAPCEKHHGNFSEGFYHTQVSTLAVKNNLLVTGGFRGEIICKFLDRRGISYCCKSTNDDNGITNSLEIFEKPSGSLHFLASNNDCGLRDFDIEKFQICNNFRFAWPVNTVHDLRGHLDYSFASAWNPDGRTFATGNQDKTCRVWDIRNLSKSIAVLGGNIGAIRSIRYTSDGKFLAMAEPADFIHIFDVDSGYSREQELDFFGEIAGISFSPDTESLFVGVHDRAYSSLLQFSRRRFYSYLDTAL, encoded by the exons ATGTCTCTGTAcgacgggctcgccggagtttaTCCGGAAGAGGAGCAAGACCGACACGCCGTCCAGATGGGTGACTCAGACTACGAGGACGATGAGCCGGACCAATCT ACTTGTGAGGCGACAGAAGACACAACCCCTATGGATGTCAAGAAAGGGAAGGATATACAAGGGATTCCATGGGACAGGATGAACACTACAAGAGACAGGTACAGGCAGGCAAGGTTGCAGCAGTATGCCAATTTTGAGAACATACCTAATTCCGGAAGAAACTCGGAGAAG GAATGCACACCTGTAGAGAAAGGCCAACTCTACTACGAGTTTCAGCACAACACAAGATCGGTGAAATCAACCATTCTTCATTTCCAG TTGAGAAATTTAGTATGGGCAACGACAAAGCATGATGTGTATCTTATGTCATACTATTCTGTGCTTCATTGGTCAGCATTGACTCGTGAGAAGCAAGAAATCATTGATCTTCAGGGGCATGTCGCACCATGTGAG AAGCACCATGGAAATTTCTCTGAGGGATTTTATCATACTCAAGTCAGTACTTTGGCAGTGAAAAACAACTTGCTTGTTACTGGTGGATTTCGTGGCGAAATAATATGCAAG TTTTTGGATCGTCGAGGAATAAGCTATTGTTGTAAATCAACAAATGATGACAATGGTATAACTAATTCTTTGGAGATATTCGAGAAACCTAG TGGTTCTCTGCACTTCTTGGCCTCAAACAATGATTGCGGACTTAGAGACTTTGACATTGAAAAGTTTCAAATCTGCAACAacttccgatttgcttggccTGTGAAT ACGGTTCATGATCTCCGTGGCCATTTGGATTACTCCTTCGCATCAGCATGGAACCCAGATGGCCGAACATTCGCCACTGGAAACCAAGACAAGACATGCAGGGTATGGGACATCAGGAATCTCTCCAAATCAATTGCTGTACTGGGTGGCAATATTGGAGCCATCAGGTCAATTCGCTACACATCCGATGGAAAGTTCTTGGCGATGGCAGAGCCTGCAGATTTCATCCACATCTTTGATGTTGATAGTGGGTACAGCAGGGAGCAGGAACTGGATTTCTTTGGTGAGATCGCAGGCATATCATTCAGTCCTGAC ACTGAATCTCTCTTTGTCGGGGTGCATGATCGCGCATACAGCAGCCTCCTCCAGTTCAGCCGCCGACGATTCTACTCGTACCTTGACACAGCCCTGTGA
- the LOC120679730 gene encoding WPP domain-interacting protein 1 — protein sequence MRSMDSVASCPVESSAESPAPAAADEEAVPKSSPAVAATKGRGLRRWRRIRREQGQLREGHASAVGGGGAGDEDSAQLHKRRLPLPAGAPKGKHEAPVAEAESSTASVESRFVPPGKLDPGLGLLAAPAGFSVGAGGADSDNSEDRSSKSSTAASAPRVLPRHDHASLFQRERDRLSPRVRARAPAASLHGRNPRAARSRADRRRVVYSAAVPTEADNSRSSVESDLRSSNALKLKARQSGAGPNGVHKVFSDYCDLSDEEQPSEEVRSTGYCKANGSSVVGRSVHISVDSGNGVDDTFDEASVGKGQNGRMHSGADHYSESTLLLLQRAQEALENEIEKIMAIGKEPTDDLDVHDDEWSGSVHLEEPFEEVNERIKHLESRLVEASALIKEKASRIREFEATTIENANLLLSQSELDQLYKEKMEAEIQCTILTRAYQASVTLAQDQMALYEAQKSLCEDYKQLGLKLQHAENRAMVLEEMAEKLQVQCKELSSSSEVLHLQSKASRVSIFCFVQFLLLCIAIGAYLMRLSTSSTEVVPT from the exons ATGCGCAGCATGGATAGCGTGGCGAGCTGCCCCGTCGAGTCGTCCGCCGagtccccggcgccggcggcggccgacgaggAGGCTGTTCCCAAGAGCTCTCCCGCTGTGGCCGCCACCAAGGGCCGCGGGCTCCGTCGCTGGCGGCGTATCAGGCGGGAACAGGGACAGCTGAGGGAGGGCCACGCCTCCgccgtcggtggcggcggcgccggggatgAGGACTCAGCGCAGCTCCACAAGCGCCGGCtcccgctccccgccggcgcgccgAAGGGGAAGCACGAGGCGCccgtcgccgaggcggagagCTCCACCGCCTCGGTCGAGTCCCGCTTCGTTCCGCCGGGGAAGCTGGACCccggcctcggcctcctcgccgcgcccgccgggtTCTCggtcggcgcgggcggcgccgacTCCGACAACAGCGAGGACCGGAGCAGCAagtcctccaccgccgcgagcGCGCCGCGCGTGCTCCCGCGCCACGACCACGCCTCGCTCTTCCAGCGGGAGCGGGACAGGCTGTCCCCCCgcgtccgcgcccgcgcccccgccgcctctCTGCACGGCAGGaacccgcgcgccgcgcgctcgcGTGCCGACCGGCGGAGGGTTGTTtacagcgccgccgtccccacCGAGGCTGATAACTCACGGTCCAGCGTGGAGTCTGACCTCCGCAGCTCGAACGCCTTGAAGTTGAAGGCCCGGCAATCTGGTGCCGGCCCCAATGGTGTTCATAAGGTCTTCTCCGATTACTGCGACCTCAGCGACGAGGAGCAGCCGAGCGAGGAGGTTCGATCGACTGGTTACTGCAAAGCGAATGGCAGCAGTGTGGTGGGTAGATCGGTCCATATAAGTGTTGATTCTGGCAATGGTGTCGATGATACATTTGATGAGGCGAGTGTTGGGAAGGGACAGAATGGAAGGATGCATTCAGGTGCTGACCATTACAGTGAATCAACTTTGTTACTACTTCAGAGAGCACAGGAAGCACTTGAGAACG AGATAGAAAAAATCATGGCAATTGGAAAAGAACCAACTGATGATTTAGATGTCCATGATGATGAATGGAGTGGGTCGGTCCATCTTGAGGAACCTTTTGAAGAGGTAAATGAAAGGATAAAACATCTTGAGTCCAGGTTGGTAGAGGCATCAGCactgatcaaggagaaggcttCGAGAATACGGGAATTTGAAGCTACCACAATTGAGAATGCAAATCTCCTGTTGTCACAATCTGAACTAGATCAACTGTacaaggagaagatggaagcAGAGATTCAGTGCACCATCCTAACAAGAGCTTATCAAGCCTCGGTAACTCTGGCCCAGGATCAAATGGCTCTATACGAAGCGCAAAAGTCTTTATGTGAAGACTATAAGCAGCTCGGACTTAAACTCCAACACGCCGAAAACAGAGCAATGGTGTTAGAGGAGATGGCAGAGAAGCTACAGGTGCAGTGCAAAGAGCTGTCCAGTAGTTCTGAAGTCCTGCACCTGCAATCTAAGGCCAGTAGGGTTTCAATCTTTTGTTTCGTTCAGTTTTTACTGCTGTGTATTGCTATAGGAGCCTATCTTATGCGGCTCTCTACCTCGTCTACCGAGGTTGTACCTACCTGA
- the LOC120678905 gene encoding tricin synthase 1-like codes for MAAGGDTIARVHAGIDSSNKTLLKSEALYKYVLDTSVLPHEPECMRELRLVTDKHEWGLMQSSPDEAQLLRMLIKLMGARNTIEVGVFTGYSLLATALALPADGRVIAIDVDREYYEIGRPFIEKAGVAGKVDFREGPALDHLDALLADERNLGAFDFAFVDADKPNYVRYHEQLLRLVRVGGTIVYDNTLWAGTVALPPDTPLSDLDRRFSAAIRDLNARLSADDRVEVCQLAIADGVTICRRLV; via the exons atggcggccggcggcgacaccATTGCCCGGGTCCACGCCGGCATCGACAGCAGCAACAAGACGCTGCTCAAGAGCGAGGCCCTCTACAAG TACGTGCTGGACACGTCGGTGCTGCCGCACGAGCCGGAGTGCATGCGCGAGCTGCGGCTGGTGACGGACAAGCACGAGTGGGGGCTGATGCAGTCGTCCCCGGACGAGGCGCAGCTGCTGCGGATGCTCATCAAGCTGATGGGCGCGCGCAACACCATCGAGGTGGGCGTGTTCACGGGCTACTCGCTCCTCGCCACCGCGCTCGCCCTCCCCGCCGACGGCCGGGTCATCGCCATCGACGTCGACCGCGAGTACTACGAGATCGGCCGCCCCTTCATCGAGAAGGCCGGCGTCGCGGGCAAGGTGGACTTCCGCGAGGGCCCCGCGCTGGACCACCTCGACGCGCTCCTCGCCGACGAGCGCAACCTGGGCGCCTTCGACTTCGCCTTCGTCGACGCCGACAAGCCCAACTACGTGCGCTACCACGAGCAGCTGCTCCGCCTCGTGCGCGTGGGCGGCACCATCGTGTACGACAACACGCTGTGGGCGGGCACCGTGGCGCTGCCCCCCGACACGCCGCTCTCCGACCTCGACCGCCGGTTCTCCGCCGCCATCAGGGACCTCAACGCCCGCCTCTCCGCCGACGACCGCGTCGAGGTCTGCCAGCTCGCCATCGCCGACGGCGTCACCAtctgccgccgcctcgtctgA